A window from Corynebacterium urogenitale encodes these proteins:
- the thrE gene encoding threonine/serine exporter ThrE, with protein MRNAIRKGADLLFSGNRATIDAIRMAPPPSPLAPIDFSDTSKIHAVMDLATRIGDLLLAAGTGNSDAKANIKAVASAYGLHYTHVDITLNTITIYAYYDVTQNPASAFRVVHSLTTDFSRLVEVDQLIRSICRGGVSLEEAQKILFKIETSPLPYRNRYALLSWGFFAGAVALLLGGGWGVAAVATVTTIFTVFANAWLASKSLPVFFQNVLGGFIAVMPAGIAYRLADKIGLYLPPSLVVASCIVALLAGLTLVQALQDGVTGAPVTSSARFFETLLHTGGIIAGIGAGIQLTTFIGLTLPPLDTSQTVGILGSTSVQIISGALATMFFCAACFTERQATIVAFATTLVASFAYYLLLNSFNMGGLTAAAVAAIIVGFAGGVLSRRFQIPPQITAAAGITPFLPGLALYRGMSSILNDQFVIGISNLALALGTATALAAGVVLGEWVARRIRRPALPHMRGVVPTPRLTASGRVRQPLHWRRRQNKGVKSLWQLDTQAQVAEREAPLLNDNSEESTDDVGQKEHD; from the coding sequence ATGAGAAATGCGATCAGAAAAGGCGCCGACCTGCTCTTTTCCGGCAACAGGGCGACAATCGACGCCATCCGCATGGCGCCACCACCCTCCCCACTAGCCCCCATTGATTTCTCCGACACCTCCAAAATCCATGCGGTGATGGATCTCGCGACCCGCATTGGCGACCTGCTCCTCGCCGCAGGCACCGGCAATTCCGACGCAAAAGCCAACATCAAGGCCGTCGCCTCCGCGTACGGCCTGCACTACACGCACGTCGATATCACACTCAACACCATCACCATCTACGCCTACTACGACGTCACACAGAACCCCGCCTCCGCCTTCCGAGTAGTTCACTCACTCACCACCGACTTCTCCCGACTCGTCGAAGTCGATCAACTCATCCGCAGTATCTGCCGTGGCGGTGTCTCGCTCGAAGAAGCCCAAAAAATCCTCTTCAAGATCGAGACCTCCCCGCTGCCCTACCGCAATCGCTACGCACTCCTCTCGTGGGGTTTCTTCGCCGGCGCAGTCGCCCTGTTGCTCGGCGGCGGCTGGGGCGTGGCCGCAGTAGCGACCGTCACAACAATTTTCACCGTCTTCGCCAACGCCTGGCTCGCCTCTAAATCCCTTCCCGTCTTCTTCCAAAACGTCCTCGGCGGCTTCATTGCCGTCATGCCCGCCGGTATCGCCTATCGCCTCGCCGACAAAATCGGCCTCTACCTGCCACCCTCCCTCGTCGTCGCATCCTGCATCGTCGCCCTTCTGGCAGGTTTGACGCTCGTGCAAGCACTGCAAGACGGAGTCACCGGCGCCCCCGTCACCTCCTCCGCACGCTTCTTCGAAACCCTGCTCCACACCGGCGGCATCATCGCCGGCATCGGCGCCGGCATCCAACTGACCACCTTCATTGGTCTGACACTGCCCCCGCTGGATACCTCCCAAACCGTCGGCATCCTCGGCTCCACCAGCGTGCAGATCATCTCCGGCGCACTCGCCACCATGTTCTTCTGTGCTGCGTGCTTCACCGAACGTCAAGCCACAATCGTCGCCTTCGCCACCACACTCGTCGCCAGCTTCGCCTACTACCTCCTGCTCAACAGCTTCAACATGGGCGGACTGACCGCCGCAGCCGTCGCCGCCATCATCGTCGGATTCGCCGGTGGCGTGCTCTCCCGCCGTTTCCAGATCCCACCCCAAATCACAGCCGCTGCTGGCATCACCCCGTTCCTCCCCGGACTCGCCCTCTACCGCGGCATGAGCTCCATCCTCAACGACCAATTCGTCATCGGTATCTCCAACCTCGCCCTCGCCCTCGGCACCGCCACCGCACTCGCAGCCGGCGTAGTCCTTGGCGAGTGGGTCGCCCGTCGCATACGCCGCCCTGCCCTGCCACACATGCGAGGTGTTGTTCCGACGCCACGCCTCACCGCCTCCGGTCGTGTTCGCCAACCACTGCACTGGCGCCGCCGCCAGAACAAGGGGGTGAAATCCCTCTGGCAGCTAGACACCCAAGCCCAAGTCGCAGAACGAGAAGCCCCACTCCTCAACGACAACTCCGAAGAGAGCACTGATGACGTCGGGCAGAAGGAACACGACTAA
- a CDS encoding L,D-transpeptidase, with protein sequence MISHSGRHSRPSNTSRRAAGIGIALITASSLGTGVASAQTPGSSQADIQRIQNDWNNGVLNARDNAINATNNLPEQARIPVQQGIDNAANFAAPGALQAREKAAAAQKAEAARKAEAARKAAAARKAQAHNNPCPPDARACVDLANNRTWLQRNGKTTYGPVVMNKGKVGQETPRGTFQVTYKVKDEISREFNNAPMPYATYFTYNGHAFHQGNTAYESAGCIRMNMADAQMYFNSLQPGDKVYIW encoded by the coding sequence ATGATCTCTCACTCCGGTCGTCACAGTCGCCCAAGTAACACCAGTCGACGCGCAGCAGGCATCGGCATCGCCCTCATCACCGCATCTTCCCTGGGAACTGGCGTAGCATCCGCCCAGACCCCGGGATCCTCCCAAGCAGACATCCAGCGCATCCAGAATGACTGGAACAACGGCGTGCTCAACGCCCGCGATAACGCGATTAATGCCACCAACAACCTGCCTGAGCAGGCTCGCATTCCTGTCCAGCAGGGCATCGACAACGCAGCCAACTTCGCCGCACCAGGCGCACTCCAGGCTCGCGAAAAGGCCGCCGCTGCTCAGAAGGCAGAAGCTGCACGCAAGGCTGAGGCCGCTCGCAAGGCCGCAGCCGCTCGTAAGGCGCAGGCACACAATAACCCATGCCCACCAGACGCCCGCGCATGCGTTGACTTGGCCAACAACCGCACCTGGCTGCAGCGCAACGGCAAGACCACTTACGGCCCAGTAGTAATGAACAAGGGCAAGGTCGGCCAGGAGACTCCTCGCGGCACCTTCCAGGTGACTTACAAGGTCAAGGACGAAATCTCCCGCGAGTTCAACAACGCGCCAATGCCTTACGCCACCTACTTCACCTACAACGGCCACGCATTCCACCAGGGCAACACCGCCTACGAGTCCGCTGGCTGCATCCGCATGAACATGGCGGACGCCCAGATGTACTTCAACTCCCTCCAGCCAGGCGACAAGGTCTACATCTGGTAA
- a CDS encoding GNAT family N-acetyltransferase has protein sequence MSESTEMTEIQLRPATEADRPFLEDMFREADTWGTDRPLSENFDDDLKKYVGTWDESQGGVIVEKNGTPIGATWLLNLTSELPGSGYVKDGIPELAIAMARGNTGAGLGRMLLNAALAAARDADKPGVSLAVDKGNDRAYHVYEKLGFVEVDYNKKTDCHVMLYDFAQHEGDMHILSSQGN, from the coding sequence ATGAGCGAATCCACAGAGATGACTGAAATCCAGCTCCGCCCAGCCACTGAGGCGGACCGCCCCTTCCTAGAAGACATGTTCCGCGAGGCCGACACTTGGGGAACAGACCGACCACTATCCGAAAACTTCGACGATGATCTGAAGAAGTACGTCGGAACATGGGATGAATCTCAAGGGGGAGTCATCGTGGAGAAGAACGGCACCCCGATCGGGGCCACCTGGCTACTCAACCTCACCTCCGAGCTCCCAGGCTCCGGCTACGTCAAGGATGGCATCCCAGAGCTAGCGATTGCCATGGCTCGCGGCAACACAGGAGCAGGCTTGGGACGCATGCTCCTCAACGCAGCTCTCGCCGCAGCCCGCGACGCAGACAAACCGGGAGTCAGCCTCGCCGTAGACAAGGGCAACGACCGCGCCTACCACGTATACGAGAAGCTAGGCTTCGTGGAAGTTGATTACAACAAGAAAACTGACTGCCACGTCATGCTCTACGACTTCGCTCAGCACGAAGGCGACATGCACATCCTGAGCTCGCAGGGCAACTAG